The following nucleotide sequence is from Tiliqua scincoides isolate rTilSci1 chromosome 15, rTilSci1.hap2, whole genome shotgun sequence.
aggggatggAACGAAAGTGTGGTGGAGGAGAACAGAGGGGCATCTgacactgtagcccaccactctctgctcctccacttcacctccttcttctttttccaggccggggagtggaggtggggagcagaggctggcatattacCCAGTACCGTCTCAGGCTTCCTGAGATCTTGGGCCTCACTTTGCCCACACGTTCAACCATCCTGATCACCCTCAAATGCCAGTCCAAACAGGAGTGCAGAACTGGTCTCGGTCTGTAACGCAGATCCATCTGAAGACAGAGGAAAGGTGCCAAGAGCATGGCCATTTTATGGACAGTGGCATAATGATAAAGGTTGATGCAGAGGAGCTTATGACAACCCCTTTGTAGCCACAGTCCCAAGATCACAGTCAATTGGACATACTCTAAGGCATTTTTGCAAAGGTTGCAGCCTTATGAGCTAGAGCTTATTTCTCAAGCAGCCCATGGGAAAGGCCTAGACAATGTCAGatgcccttaggcaaatttcttagtttgcctcctgctgtgcCTGATCTTAGCCTAGCTAGGAGATTCTCAGGAGACTAAAAGACAGGGGGACACAGGATGGGACAACACAGTGTATCTGctaccttggaggaaaggtgggttgaaatgttaaaaaattatatttcaaAACCTCCCTTCCTCTCTTGTATCTTTCAGACCAAAGAAACTGATCCAAGACAAGACAGACAGGTAAGAGaattgccctccccacaccttgtCCACTCAAGGGCCGTTAAAGCCGGCAGCTAATTCAGTCCACAGTTTTGTAACCGTCCTTGAGTGTTCAACACACTTATGAAGACATGGCATTGCCATTTTGAGCGTTGGGGTTCAGAAAATGACCAGTCAGGCACAAATGGGACCATAGAGTTGAAAGGGCAAGTTGGATTGCCTtgtgtctacatcaggggtggatccggggggggggcataattgCGTGTCGTCATCCCCCAAACTATCTGGCAGCAGGAAAGGGCTCCCACTGGGTTGGGGAGCAAAATCAAGAGGAGGAACGACCTCTGGACAGGGTGCCAATACGATTGggtggaatgggagcccaagtctacccagccagtagatctgggctccaaatccaggtgaGACTTTGAGCCTACCTGAACtttgagcccagatctacctgccaggtagacctgggctccctttccagccaatggctcaaagcccaggcgggagcccagtctaccagctgggtagacctggggtcctgtctggacttggagcccagatctacctaccaggtagacctgggctccctttccagccaatggctcaaagcccaggcgggagcccagtctaccagctgggtagacctggggtcctgtctggacttggagcccagatctacctactaggtagacctgggctccctttccagccaatggctcaaagcccaggcgggagcccagtctaccagctgggtagacctggggtcctgtctggacttggagcccagatctacctactaggtagacctgggctcccattcgaGCCAATGGCTCCCaaatccaggtgggagcccaggtctacccagctggttgacctgggctctagagTGGTAGTGATCATGTTGTTGTTAAATCAATTACCACaattattttgaaaaagcaatacAGTAAAAATAGTCATCGTAAAAATGATGATTTTTAAATGGCATGCAAACTTAGAACCAGTCCATATTCCCCCAAATCCGACACCAATGAGCAGGGATGAATACAAAGTGAAGAGTTTGCTTCACCGGGGACTCTGCTTTTTGACAGGCCGCCCTGCCCACCCTGTCTGGACAGAAGGAAGCAGCTGGACCCACAGACGTGTCAGTGCCGCTGCCGCCGCCGACCCCAGCGTTGCCGGGCCCGTGGTCTGGAACTCAACGAGCACAGCTGCAGGTGGGCTTCCTGAAAGCATGTGGCAGCGGCTTGCTTAAGCTTACCTAGTGAGCTCATTATGCCCATAATGcaggtggggaagactgaggccaagagggagCGGCTGGCCTGAGGCCACCACAGagaggagtctctctctctctctctctctctctctctctctttctctctctctctctgagaggaATTCTCCCAGTGTTTCCTGGGGAGaaattccatttattttatttttcaagctGACAaatgaaattgtgtgtgtgtgtgttaaaagaGCATTGTTGCCACCCATTGCGCGGCTGCAAAAAAGTCCTCGCATCATATCGTCCCGCTGTGTGTCCTCGCTGTGTGTCACCCAGGCTCGGGTGCGCTAGCAGCCCAAATTTTGAATGAATGGtggcaggaagggaaggggaagagaccGCAGAGGCCACCATCCGAACCGGAACACCCAGGGCCACCAAAACCTTACATCTAGAACCCCGACTGGAGAGCTGGTTGCCCAAAATTGGAGCCTTAGGCCCAAAACTGGGGAACTGTGAACCCCAAACACAGAACCCCCAATGGATGGGCAGCCGAGAGAGACAAAATGCCCCAGACTGCATTCCCAGAAGAGGGGGAGAGGTttccaaggaaggaaggaattggggTGGGTGATTttgatttaaaaggggggggggtctccaaCAATGCTTTGCACTTGCCAGAACAAAAATGTCTGCAATAAACTGTGAGACGTATCCAAAGAGTGGGTGAGGCGTATTGTTCTGGACGCGGAATTCCATTGTTTTGGTACTACCACTGAAAAGGCTCTGAGACGCTCTTCTTCAACTGCAGTCCTACGCACACTTTCatgactgagtagacatgcgtaggattgcactgatagaGTCCTCTGACCCAGTGCCCGCCCACGCCTTGTTCAAAATGTTTACACCAGCTGTTCCTTTCACCAACCTTTGTATTCCCACATGTGATGCTCAGATCCTTGGGCACTGGTGCCAAAAATCTAGATTCTAGAGCAGGggggtccaaagtttttggcaggagggccacatcatctctctgacactgtgtcggggatggggggggaagaattaatttacatttaaaatttgaagaaatttacatagatttacataaatgaatatattaaagatgaacttatatgattgaatgaaggtcttgcaatagctcaaggcctataaaaggccttgcacaaagcaaggctggcctttcctttgctgctgctactgcatcacaaacatgaaacaacaagcagtggagggagccctcatcccacagctcacgtgagaggtctaacggtcgccctcacactgacagcagttgcgtcgggccagtgtgggctccaacaaatctctggagggctagaggctcattggagactgggggctccctgagggccgtattgagaggcctcgagggtcgcaagtggccccagggccagggtttgggcacccctgttctagaggcacCTCTGAGATGGGTCTACCTGCTGTGAGATCCCAGGATGGGTCCACCTGTTAGGTcaactgagacagttgcctctGGGGACATCTTCCTCTGTCCTCCTGCCCACCTCAAGTACTCCTCTTTCAGCTctcactccattctcctcttccttttggaaACCAGGAAGTTGGGAGGACAGTAGAATGGTTGCCTAGAGTGTCAGAAACAGTGGCACTCTAGCCTACAAcacttttctcctcctttttcactccattcccccctcttcttcTTTGAATCCGgggagcaagaggaggaagaggagctgcaATGGCTGGCACAGAGCGGAGTTAGGCTGCCCCCTTCAAGACCCCTTGAGATGAGACCCATTGAAACAAATTAAAGTAAAATTTTTAAACAGCTCTGAATGACCTATGCCTTGTCTCCCCCACCGCTTCTCCCCCCAGGTGTGAGAAACGCCGCAGATGATCCGACAGGAGAGCAAAGCTGTGGAAATGGCCAGCCGAGGAAGATCCCCTTCCCCAAATTGTACCGTGGCTGGCTCCGACCCAGGGCAGAACGACATGTGGCTGGAGATGGCTGAGTGGGGACTTATCTCTGCCCAGGTGGCTCACGGAGGGGCCAGCCGAAGTTGGCCTGGAAAGGAGGAACACACAGCCCTGCCTGTAACACTTTGGATTATCGCTCTTTGCGGGGGTGGAGGCTGTACCACATTGAGCCAAGACTCCTTTGAAAGATGAGACGGCCTCCCCAAAGACGTTTCAAGGTGGTTCATATTTAAGCCCCCTGATTTCAGATATCCCCTGTTGCCCACCCACACAGCCTTTAATTTAATGGCCTCTCCCTTGAGGAATCCTTCCCTTGTTTTCCTAgccatttttgttgttttaattattattttttacattCACTTCTTCCCCCTTTTGCACCCAGGGTCAGGTGGCTTGAGATCCCACCCCCTTTCAGGCCGGAAGAGGAGACTCGGAGACTTCTTTGTAACTTTGGGCGGCCGTGGGAGCTCCGTCTCTGCTCGTACCGTCTGCCCAATTGTGTGGTTGTTTTCAGAAATATCACCATATTAATATCCATAAAGGTCTGCCTCTAAGCTGCGGACTTGCGCCCTTCAGATGCCCGTCccgaaaggtgtttttttttccttgcacacATTTCTGTAGCGCCTGTCCGAAATGTGTGGTGGCCTTGGCAGTCACACCTGCAAAGGgcaagtctctgccccaaggcGCTTACAATTTACATTGCGGTATGGATGGGGAGAAAGGGACTACAGGTGGAGGGGCCTAattttggttttcttttcagAGAGACTCTTGGCATTCTAAAGAGCTACCAGGAGTGTGGATTTGGGTGAGATTTTGGTCTGCAGCCTTTTGTGGGGCTGTTTCCCCGTCTGTGAATTTCTCTTGTCCCTTTACACGCAAGGAGTCCTACTAAATTTGACCAAAACCACGTGagcccagcatcctctttcccagtGGCCAGTCAACAGTTATTTGGGTGCGGCAATCTTGCCTAGTGGTAAGGTGCAGATAAACTTTTGACGACAAGGTCCTTGTTAGAACAGTGACCCTGGGCTAGAAGAGGCCATCTTGGAGATCCCTTCCACATCTGTGGCAGGAGCATTGCTCCTGGAACTCAGCAGCCAGCCCTTGGGAAGAGAAACACCAGTTTTATACTGGGATGCTGGGTCTCAGACACAGTTAAGAATATCAGGTCTGCTTGTATCCGATGTGGCTGTCtagaagcctctgggaagcccacaagcaaagcccccttcttcctttttttgtCTTTAGCTGGCAGGGCTGTAAGGTAGGCTGCCCCTGTCCATGGAGGTTCTATCCCTAACTCTTGCAGCTAACCTTAAGAACAGAAATGCAGCCTTGCTAGAGCTTCTCCTCTCCAACAAACTGCAAGCCGGGTGCCTCTGGAAAAGCAACTCTCCTGGTCTACCGTGGCTGCTAGCTACTCTTGCGTTGAAGGAGGGAGCCATCCAGAACTCGGCCAGGCCTAGCCAGCAGAGCCCGGCGTGTCctgctgtgccagcctgccagcagctgccatttGCTACACACAGCGTCCTTCCGCCCTTCCCTAGCAATACAGGGGGCTctatttcctcctccccccctccagcaaaGGTCTCTTTTCAAGGCTTGTGAATTGCTGAGTCGCTCCTTTCTGTTCCCAGGCTCAGTGAATGAGCCGAGCCATGCCTggcgttggcacagctatgctgagACGTGCCGCtgagcatggctgcattgtgggtgTGCTTGTGGAGTCCTGGCTGTGTGAGCGTCccgtgatgggggggggagaaggcggCGAGCCATAACAAGAGCAGGCATGGCCCACAATTTATTTCTAAAGGGACTGATGCTGTTGAATTCTGAGCCTCACCTGGGCTCGGCCTGAAGGCTTGGCATCTCAGCTCTAGCGTGGGGCGAGTGTGGGAACTCAGTGGGTGCATCTGCACATGTTCAGGGGCACTCTTGCCGCCAGCCCCCAGGAGCaccttgagtccaagtcacacaAACAGAAGGGGTCATCGGAAGAAACCCACAAGCTTCTGGATCTTATAGGATTCTTCATTGGGATGGATGGCAAGCAACAGAAGGGTTAGGGAGGGGAAGGGTCTGTTGTAGATTCCCCAGCAGCCTGCAGTTTGTAAATTCCCAGGGAGCCCAGCAGTCCTAACTGCGCTGCTCTAACCACTAAACCAAACTCCTCTTCCAAAGCTTTGGATGGAAACTAAGAATGTAAGGGCAACTTTCCTGTATTGGCCTAAGGGGCCATTCAGTTCAATATCCTGTCTGCCAGCGGCCAACCAGAGGCCCATGAAGGAACCATACCCTCCCCCCATCGTTTCCAGCAATGAGCATTCAAAGGTAGACTGCTGCTGAACTGGAGGTTCCACCATGGCTGATATGACTAGTGAtcagcctcctctcctccacatatTCTACTCTAGTTCTTTAATAAAGGACACCTAAGCAAAGGGCCAACACAGCATCTGGTGGCAGTGAGTTCCGTAAGCATTACTGCACAAAGGATGAAAGGGGATGTCCTTCGTTCAGCCCTGCAGTGCCAGCTGCCCATGGTCTTAGCGTGACAAGGGAGGGTGGAAAACTGCTCTCTGTATCCACTTTCTCTGCAAAGTTCAGGACCTGTTGCCTAACCTTGAAAATGCCCGGCCCAGAGAGGTTCATTTTGGCCGCCACTCTTGGGGTCAAAGTCACTCCATCTCCCCCCCTCCTGTACTTGATTTCCAggagctgctgaaagggaggTAAAGTTCAGGATCAGCAGAGGTTGTGTAACACATGCAGTTTTATAAACTCTCCTTCCTAGTCCAACTATGGGGCactggcatttgggggggggggagtttgcacGAAGCTTTCCGGAGCTGGTGGATGGGATTCTCCTACCTGCCACCTTTCCTCCTAGCTGTGCCTTAAATTGTGCACAGGAGCATGATGAAGAGAAAAGTTGGCAGCAAAGAGAACCCATGCAATTTTGCACACAGAAATTCAGGCTGCAAAATGCTTCTCAGTAGGGTAAGAGCAGCAGGGTGTCTGGTGCTCCAACAGTGCTCCTGTTTACTAGGAACAGTTCTGAGTTTTGGGTCCATGCCTGGGAAAAGCCACCACCCTGATTTTGTCTCCTATTTTTTAACCTCTGATGCGCATGGATGCGCACCTTGTTTAAAAGTTGCGTGCATTGTGCTTTGGGGTTCCtctttttcataagaacataagaacagcgccactggatcaggccataggcccatctagtccagcttcctgtatctcacagcggcccaccaaatgccccggggagcacaccagataacaagacctgcaaggcctcctgggaattgtagtttaagaacataagaacagccccactggatcaggccataggcccatctagtccagcttcctgtatctcacagcagcccaccaaatgccccagggagcacaccagataacaagacctgcaaggcctcctgggaattgtagtttaagaacataagaacagccccactggatcaggccataggcccatctagtccagcttcctgtatctcacagcggcccaccaaatgccccagggagcacaccagataacaagagacctgcaaggcttcctgggaattgtagttaagaacataagaacagccccactggatcaggccataggcccatctagtccagcttcctgtatctcacagcggcccaccaaatgccccggggagcacaccagataacaagacctgcaaggcctcctgggaattgtagtttaagaacataagaacagccccactggatcaggccataggcccatctagtccagcttcctgtatctcacatctcCCTCTTTCAGGCAAGAGGTCTTCCCCGGggcttctgcatgcacagcagggGCCTCACCCAATGAAGGCCAGGCCCAGACCTGGATCCAAGGAGCCCCACATCATCTCCATTCTTACCCACAGCAGACTTGCTCATAGATCACAGCAGAACTCTGGTCTGTGCTTTTATTTGGCCCACTCCATTCTCAACGTCAACACAGCCCTAGTAGTTCTGTGGTCCCCCTCCCTTGTGCATGCCCTCCTCCCCCTGTAGTGATGTCGCTACAGTTCCTGCTCCCGCTCGATCTGCAGCAGTTCCACTTCAAAAATTATCGTTGCTCCACCTGcaaaggaatttggggggagagaaagaggtagAAATTGAGAAGGGGAGATCCCAAGTGTGGAACTGGATGAGCTCCAAGTCCTGCCCATCCTGCTTCCGACTAGGGCATCAGGGATCCCTGGAAGTCAGACTGAACTGATCACTACTTTTTGGCTGCTCCCACACTCCTGGAAATTCAGAATACGAACAGGGAGGGGCAGATGAAGAATTACAAAAGTGATGTCAATGTTCCATTCGCTTAATATATCTGGCCGATCAAGGGAGGGGCATTCACACTACACCCTGTGTCTGCTATCTGGAAACCTCTAGATGAGGTGGGGGCTGACCCTGCtacaagacagagagagagagagagagaatcagtcTCACCTGAAATTTTGGGCGGAACCCCTCGGTCCCCATAAGCTGTGAGCAGAGAGAACAGAAGTGAGGTCACCCCAGAGATCAACAGTGCTATGCAGGGGAGGAGAGGTCAGCCACAAACCCTCCCCTTCCACCCTGTGAGTCTGGCTTAGATGCAGTGAGCCTAAATATGGACTGCCCTCCCCTCAGCCAATCCAAGCAGTTTCTGAACTTCTCACCCAGCTCAGGAGGAATCACCAGCTTCCGCTTCTCACcctcacacatcctggaaggaccagagagagagagaatgaatgcaCTTATTGACTGAATACAAATCCTTCCTGTCTGATTCAAGAGGGCTAGTGCCTTAGCTTTAACAAGCCAAGGTTTCTCAGGATTCCAAGGTGATAAGTGAGGCCTTCCAACATCCTCTGGAGAAAGGAGACCGAGGAGGCAGAATCTGCAGCACCTTGCTTTTGAACACCCTTTTCTTCAGGATGTTGCTTGCCTGCAGAGTCAGGCGTTCAGTCCATCTAAGCATtccctacactgactggcagacgTTCTCATCCTGAACTGGAGATGCTCTCCCAGAAGGAACCCAGCAACTGCTGAGTGCAAAGCACCACTGAGCTCCAGCCGCTCCCCTCTTCCGCCAGCTGCTTCCAACCCAGCAGTCCTGTGGAAGGAGTcaccactccccaccccacctgatATCCCCACTCAGAGTTACCCCAGCAGGCCCTGATCCCAGCCTTTGATGACTTTGCCGGTCCCCAGGGTGAAGATAAACGGCTCATTGCGGGTCAGGCTACTGTCAAACTCTGTCCCGTCTTCCAGCTTTCCCTGTAGGGCAGAAGTGGGAAAGAGGAAGACAAATGGGCGACAGAAACAGTGGGTGCAGCCATGTCTTAAGCAGTGGAGCTCTAGTCACCCCCATCCTTGTCTATTCACAAATCACATAGGAGGTATGTCTATAAAATAACGAGACTGTGATTCCCcctagtaaacaaagcagtcagaaccGGTTATAACTGCGTATATAGTAACCTTGAACGTGTCTgaacctgcatgacaagcagcaacactTTATGACGTTCCGTTGATTGCGAGTCGCCatttagtttggttgtgttttctgtagagtgccgaaaaaaatgctaagtttaaaagttgaacaacgtgtcaatttgaaatttttagtaaaattgcacaaaacTCCAACAGAATTGGACGCAGATCCAAACCTGACagcactgtcaaggcacacccgtAGCTCTTTGGAAAACTGACCAGGCACATCGCAtggccggtggggggctcacatcccccaatggccctgtgGGGCCCTGGCTCGAGGGAGACCCTCGTATTTGTGAGAGGCAACGGCGCGGCACTGGAAGTTCCATCTCCCAGAGCAACAACCAAGCAGAAAATGTGAGGGAATGGGGGTTGCGCTACCCAGGCCCTTCTCCACCAGCTGCCAGGGCTTTTTGGCTCCCAGCCAGTCTGGGTTCACGGGCAGgctgggttctgctccctccagctgcctgacccagactgccttcatccttggcccagctgggctttatgctcaagaccagcccctccaggccccgccccttcctccatgggagggttaaaaggctgactggcctctctcagctccaccccttcctacCTGAGATAGTTAAAAGGCTGCAGCCTGGTGTTCCTCCTCCCCTGGCTCTCCAGGCCAGTACTCCTCCTGCAGCTGGCCTCAGAGCCTGTTTCCTCCTTCCTTGAGCCCACCCCTTGCTCTGCAAGCCTGTTCCCTCCAGGTTTCCCCCAGGAGGATCCAGTCAGGCCCTGCTAATAAATAGCActgccccaaactcccacggcacacctgcagaccatttgtggcacactaatgtgctgcaACACACTGGTTGAGAATTATCCTGCCACCATTCTCCGCACTGCAGTCCGCTTTGGGTCAGTTTGAAGGAGCAGGACACCCAAGGGCAGGTTCACACGTTTATGTCCATCCAATGATGAGCTGCAGCAAACAGCACCCCTGCAGCGTCACGACAACCCACTCCAAGATCCTGCATCACCCACAAGTGAGCCACAAGATGTTCCCAGGGAACCCCCAAGCCAGGGATAAAGGCGTATCCCCCTTCCGCTGTTGCTCCCCAGCAATGAAACAACTGCAATGCATTGTGCTTGAGTTGAGTGTGGGGAGAAGTTCAAGAGGCACCCCTCACCTTGCAAAAACACCCCAACTACAGGGATATAGTTAATGGCAGAGAAAAATTAAAGGCAAGGCTCACACTGAATTGGCCTGTCTGCGGTCACCAAGCCataagagttaggacagacaaaagaaaatatttctttactcagcgcgtggttggtctgtggaactccttgccacaggatgtggtgatggcatctggcctggatgcctttaaaaggggattagacaagtttctggaggaaaaatccattacgggttacaagccatgatgtgtatgtgcaacctcatgattttagaaatgggctatgtcagatgcaagggagagcaccaggatgcaggtctcttgttgtcttgtgtgttccctgaagcatttggtgggctgctgtgagatacaggaagctggatgggcctatggcctgatccagtagggctgttcttatgttcttatgatgcaatggttcaggagttggacttaggcctcaaagatccaggttcaaatctccgctCAGCCATGACACTTCCTGGGTGACTCTGGGTCAGTCAAAAtctagcctcacctacctcacagggttgttgtaaggacaaaaagaGAGGGTGAACTCcgtacaacaccctgagctctttgggggaagggcaatataaaaaaataaaaaataaagaaataaaatgtgcAGTTGCCAGGACTTTGCCCTTCCCCACTGACA
It contains:
- the LOC136635149 gene encoding peptidyl-prolyl cis-trans isomerase FKBP2-like; its protein translation is MQVNLGKALFILALWTLCSPVWSTEGKQKLQIGVKKRVENCSLKSRKGDVLHMHYTGKLEDGTEFDSSLTRNEPFIFTLGTGKVIKGWDQGLLGMCEGEKRKLVIPPELAYGDRGVPPKISGGATIIFEVELLQIEREQEL